The Calditrichia bacterium genomic sequence CGGGTTTTTCCTCGAACAATCCCTCAAAAACCGGGTGATTCCAGCGAAAATTATCGATTGTCAAAAATTGTTCGACACTGCCGGGCGAACCCTGCAATTCGCCGAGTTTACCGAGCGAAAACTGCTCCAGCAAACGGTTGTATTGCGGCGGAACGATGCGGTCACCGGGCAACACAATTGCACCGCCACCCTGCTCGACAAACGATTTCAACCGGGAAACCAACGTTTCCGGCAACTGGTCGAGCCCTTCTAAAATGATCACATCATATTCCAGAAAATTGCGGCTGCTCCAGTTTGCGGCAAGTTCCCGCTGATAACCGAAAACACCGCGATCGATTGCCGGGTTGAGAATCAGCGGCAGAAAACTACGAAAATCACCGCTCGGCGTGATGTGCAGCAGTTGCACCCTTTTTGGAACGTAAAAATTGAAATAGCGCCGGTTATCCTCTTGCAAAGCATCGCTTTCGGTTTCGATGAAACCGTTCACAAATCCGTTTTCCGCCAAAGTCAGTTGAAATTGAACTTCTTTCAATTCGTTGGGCGCGATGCTCACTTGCTGCTGCGCAACGCGATTGTTGTTCAAACTGACCGATGCCAAAGTGTTCAAATGATTTTCCGGATGATGATTCCGGAAATACGCTTTGATGCGCAGCGGCTGGTTAATTTCCACCAACCGGTTGACAACCGTAACGCTGTCGATGGAAATATTTTCTGCATTGGGGTGGGGGATATTCAATAAAAATGGCTGGATTTCGGCATTCTCCGGTTGCCCGAACAGCTCCGTCAGGTTGCGGGCATCGATGCCGCTTTGCTGAAAATCGCTGATCACATACAGCTCTTTTGTGGCGAAAACAGATTGATCGAGCAGCGAAATTGCCTGTGAAATGGCGCTGTTCAAATCGGTTTTCAGATAATTGGGTTGCAATTTCTGGATCGAACGCTCCCAAACGCCGCTCTCGAACGGCTCCTGTTTGATCAGCGTTGCGGCTGGTGCGGTTGATTGGATCACCGTGATCCGGTCACCGGCCCGGAAAGCATCCTGCAAGCTGTTGAACCGGGTGCGAAGCTCGTCCAGCAATGTGCCGCTCAACCGTGCTTCGCTGAGACTCATGCTGTTATCCAGCACAATTACCGCCTCGATATTGCTGCGCTCGCTGAGCAATCCGCCGCTGCCGCTTTGCAACGTGGGGCGGGCAAACGCCAGCACCAGCAACAAAATAATTGCCGTGCGAATGAGCAACAACAGCAACTGCCGGATGCGCAAATTGCGCATTTGCTTTTTTTCCATTTGTTTTAAAAACTGGATGGTGCTGAACGGGATCCGTTTGATTTTCCGGCGATTCAACAGATGGATCAGCAACGGAATGGCTGCGGCTGCCAGCGCATACAAAATCAGGGGATTTAAAAAACTCAGGCGATACTCCTTTGCAGTTGTGCGTTTCCGGCGGAAAATATACGAAAATCGAACCGGCTTCGCATCCTTTTTCCAACGGAATAACCTATTGTTTTGTTATCCTTTACGATCGAGCCCAAACGGAAGTTCACGGATAATTGCCAATTGGTTTTTTTTCGTGAATCTGACGGTTTT encodes the following:
- a CDS encoding BatA domain-containing protein, translating into MYALAAAAIPLLIHLLNRRKIKRIPFSTIQFLKQMEKKQMRNLRIRQLLLLLIRTAIILLLVLAFARPTLQSGSGGLLSERSNIEAVIVLDNSMSLSEARLSGTLLDELRTRFNSLQDAFRAGDRITVIQSTAPAATLIKQEPFESGVWERSIQKLQPNYLKTDLNSAISQAISLLDQSVFATKELYVISDFQQSGIDARNLTELFGQPENAEIQPFLLNIPHPNAENISIDSVTVVNRLVEINQPLRIKAYFRNHHPENHLNTLASVSLNNNRVAQQQVSIAPNELKEVQFQLTLAENGFVNGFIETESDALQEDNRRYFNFYVPKRVQLLHITPSGDFRSFLPLILNPAIDRGVFGYQRELAANWSSRNFLEYDVIILEGLDQLPETLVSRLKSFVEQGGGAIVLPGDRIVPPQYNRLLEQFSLGKLGELQGSPGSVEQFLTIDNFRWNHPVFEGLFEEKPGQLNPIEVYANFRVNASQQSQDLLQLSDRSPLLLESNLNKGVIYFISSPMQPQWNQLPTKGFVVPLLYRLVYFAGTRKISDRQEIRTGEIYQSQFSNLEAPYEFRMSLSQETDVRLTPEFRGSNVLIEFAETALPGNYRLQHNDRQIAALSVNPWPAESDARYFSDELPALFPGSRLLASDTPIADQVQSSRFGQELWRYLLIAAFVLLLVEMVVARTGSKSLVEESAA